Proteins encoded by one window of Micromonospora coxensis:
- a CDS encoding LuxR C-terminal-related transcriptional regulator translates to MFDLLGLSTQHEMIYRAMLQRPDLNVAGLAEHLGVPREQVSEALDVLADLALVRLAPQGDQARAVRPQAGLTALLARVEAEVAVRQRQVEETRAAIAAIATAHDESHQVTEGRVLDGVDSVRDRLVELAHAARTECLSFTTGAAQSPDTMEAEAPLNQQALQRGVRIRNVYQESLRNDPGTLAHARWMARLGGQSRTTPTLPMRMVIVDGATALVPLDPGNPRQGALELRSPGVVAGLVALFEQVWLSATPFGEQAAADEHGLTPQERELLRLLSAGHTDESAARKLAVSLRSVQRMMTSLTERLGATSRFQAGVRAADRRWV, encoded by the coding sequence GTGTTCGATCTGCTGGGGTTGTCCACGCAGCACGAAATGATCTACCGAGCCATGCTGCAACGTCCCGACCTGAACGTCGCCGGCCTGGCCGAGCACCTGGGTGTCCCCCGGGAACAGGTCAGCGAAGCCCTTGACGTGCTGGCCGACCTCGCGCTCGTCCGGCTCGCTCCGCAGGGCGACCAGGCCCGGGCGGTACGACCGCAGGCCGGGTTGACGGCACTCCTGGCCAGGGTGGAGGCGGAGGTCGCGGTCCGGCAACGGCAGGTGGAGGAGACCCGGGCCGCCATCGCCGCCATCGCGACCGCCCACGACGAGTCCCACCAGGTGACGGAAGGTCGCGTGCTCGACGGGGTCGACAGCGTCCGGGACCGGCTCGTCGAGCTCGCCCACGCCGCCCGCACCGAATGCCTGTCGTTCACCACGGGTGCCGCGCAGAGCCCGGACACGATGGAGGCGGAGGCACCGCTCAACCAGCAGGCGTTGCAGCGCGGCGTGCGCATCAGGAACGTGTACCAGGAGAGCTTGCGCAACGATCCCGGCACGTTGGCACACGCGCGGTGGATGGCGAGACTGGGCGGCCAGTCCCGCACCACACCGACCCTGCCGATGCGGATGGTCATCGTGGACGGGGCGACCGCACTCGTCCCCCTCGATCCGGGCAACCCGCGGCAGGGAGCGTTGGAGCTGCGCAGCCCCGGGGTCGTCGCCGGCCTGGTCGCGCTCTTCGAGCAGGTGTGGCTGAGTGCGACGCCGTTCGGTGAACAGGCGGCGGCCGACGAGCATGGGCTCACCCCGCAGGAACGCGAACTGCTGCGGCTGCTCTCGGCCGGACACACCGACGAGTCCGCGGCCCGCAAGCTGGCAGTCTCCCTCCGAAGCGTGCAGCGCATGATGACGTCCCTGACCGAGCGACTCGGCGCCACGAGTCGGTTCCAGGCCGGTGTACGGGCGGCCGACCGCCGTTGGGTGTGA